A window of Streptomyces marispadix contains these coding sequences:
- a CDS encoding S9 family peptidase, which yields MTQNTDVTPDPAMPDWEKRFRAPRVSLPDWAEDAPDRSLYVSNVTGTFELYAWDRATGEHRQVTDRPNGTTDGVLTPDGEEIWWFSDTDGDEFGIWMRQPFEGGDDEPVVPGLEPSFPAGLAIGRDGTAVVGRSTDEDGTTIHLCRPGEEPVEIYRHRESAGVADLSHDGTLLVVEHTEHGDAMHSALRVMRLDGTTVAELDDSEGGTKELGLTALGFAPVADDSRLLVAHQRSGRWEPMIWEPMTGGTTELSIDLPGDVSADWYPDGTALLVSHSHQARSDLWRYDIASRALTRVETPPGSVADATVRPAPGAGSGGAGSADAAADRARQGREVSIEYLWSSAAQPPRVRSAAGDVVLDPPGMAAPPSVPVEDAWVEGPGGTVHALVQKPEGEGPFPTVFDVHGGPTWHDSDAFAGQPAAWIDHGFAVVRVNYRGSTGYGREWTDALKHRVGLIELEDIAAVREWAVDSGLADPRRLVLGGGSWGGYLTLLGLGTQPDAWAVGLAAVPVADYVTAYHDEMEALKSLDRTLLGGSPEEVPERYEVSSPLTYVDDVRAPVFISAGVNDPRCPIRQVENYVRRLERRGAPHEVYRYDAGHGSLVVEERIKQLRLEIDFALRHLPDSSRYPSQAPKTGPAPAPDHGRE from the coding sequence ATGACGCAGAACACGGATGTCACGCCGGACCCGGCCATGCCGGACTGGGAGAAGCGCTTCCGGGCGCCCCGGGTGTCGCTGCCCGACTGGGCCGAGGACGCACCGGACCGCTCGCTTTACGTCTCCAACGTCACCGGCACGTTCGAGCTTTACGCGTGGGACCGGGCCACGGGCGAGCACCGCCAGGTGACGGACCGCCCGAACGGTACGACCGACGGGGTGCTCACGCCCGACGGGGAGGAGATCTGGTGGTTCTCGGACACCGACGGTGACGAGTTCGGGATCTGGATGCGCCAGCCCTTCGAGGGCGGAGACGACGAGCCGGTGGTCCCCGGTCTCGAACCCTCCTTCCCCGCGGGACTGGCCATCGGGAGGGACGGCACCGCCGTCGTCGGGCGTTCGACCGACGAGGACGGCACGACCATCCATCTGTGCCGCCCCGGCGAGGAGCCCGTCGAGATCTACCGGCACCGCGAGTCGGCGGGGGTGGCCGACCTGTCCCACGACGGGACGCTGCTGGTCGTCGAGCACACCGAGCACGGCGACGCCATGCACTCCGCGCTGCGGGTGATGAGGCTCGACGGCACCACCGTCGCCGAACTCGACGACAGCGAGGGCGGCACGAAGGAACTCGGCCTGACCGCCCTCGGGTTCGCGCCCGTGGCGGACGACTCGCGGCTGCTCGTGGCACACCAGCGCAGCGGCCGCTGGGAGCCGATGATCTGGGAGCCGATGACCGGCGGCACCACCGAACTCTCCATCGATCTGCCCGGGGACGTCAGCGCCGACTGGTACCCGGACGGCACCGCGCTGCTGGTCTCCCACAGCCACCAGGCCCGCAGCGACCTGTGGCGCTACGACATCGCGTCCCGCGCCCTGACCCGGGTCGAGACGCCGCCCGGCTCGGTGGCCGACGCGACGGTACGGCCCGCGCCGGGCGCTGGGTCCGGCGGCGCCGGGTCCGCCGACGCCGCCGCGGACCGTGCCCGGCAGGGCCGGGAGGTCAGCATCGAGTACCTGTGGTCGTCGGCCGCGCAGCCTCCCCGTGTGCGCTCCGCCGCCGGAGACGTCGTGCTCGACCCGCCCGGCATGGCGGCCCCGCCGTCCGTACCGGTCGAGGACGCCTGGGTGGAGGGCCCCGGCGGCACGGTGCACGCCCTGGTGCAGAAGCCGGAGGGCGAGGGTCCCTTCCCGACCGTCTTCGACGTGCACGGCGGTCCGACGTGGCACGACAGCGACGCCTTCGCCGGTCAGCCCGCCGCCTGGATCGACCACGGCTTCGCGGTCGTACGCGTCAACTACCGAGGCTCCACCGGCTACGGACGCGAGTGGACCGACGCCCTCAAGCACCGCGTCGGCCTCATCGAGCTGGAGGACATCGCGGCGGTGCGTGAGTGGGCCGTCGACTCCGGGCTCGCCGACCCCCGGCGGCTGGTGCTGGGGGGCGGTTCGTGGGGCGGCTATCTGACGCTGCTCGGCCTGGGCACACAGCCCGACGCCTGGGCGGTCGGCCTCGCGGCGGTGCCGGTCGCGGACTACGTCACCGCGTACCACGACGAGATGGAGGCCCTGAAGTCCCTGGACCGCACGCTGCTCGGCGGCTCCCCCGAGGAGGTGCCGGAACGGTACGAGGTCTCCTCACCGCTCACCTACGTCGACGACGTACGGGCACCGGTCTTCATCTCCGCGGGCGTCAACGACCCGCGCTGCCCCATCCGCCAGGTCGAGAACTACGTGCGGAGACTGGAGCGCCGGGGCGCGCCGCACGAGGTGTACCGCTACGACGCGGGGCACGGCTCGCTCGTGGTCGAGGAGCGGATCAAGCAGTTGAGGCTGGAGATCGACTTCGCCCTGAGGCATCTTCCGGATTCGAGCCGGTATCCGAGTCAGGCTCCGAAGACGGGTCCTGCCCCGGCCCCGGATCACGGCCGGGAGTGA